TCAAAGTAAGTCATTGTTCAGGCACATGTCCCCCTGAAACCTATTAACCACAGCAGAATAACCCACACAGACACAAGTAAATGCCTTCTGGCCATCCCAACTACTGGAGCAGTTACACTTCTCTTTCAGCAGTGTGGCTGACCAGAGGATCACTCTGATCTACTGTCCTCTCCAGCAGAGTTCTGTGCCCATCCATGCTGCCATGGACATCTCTTGTCCAGCTGTTGGATGTACCCACAGGACTTTCTGCCACAGGGGTGTCTGTGCTGGATAAGCTTCCCGAGCGAGAGCGGTAAGGAGGAAGGTCTGGCTGATTAGGGGATTCCGATTCAGAACAATAAGGTGGTGGAGGAAGGTCAAACCAAGGTGGTCTGCTGTAAGACACACAACAGAGTAAGAAGTTACTGAAAACTCGGACAGAAGATAGTACATAGTATTCCATAGTACATAGTATTCCaatgatgaaaaaaacaaacagtatttCTTAGCTTTTCAATTATGATGTATCAAGAGATCTCAGACCTGCTCACATTATTCAGGTAATTTCAAAATATCCACACCACCACTGGGAAGCAAGGTTTCTGGCCAAGGTGCAACATAGTAATTACAACCTGTTTAACAATCCACATGTTGAATTAGATGGCTATGGACTTCCAACAAAGCTGGCTCAAAGACAGCTGTGCAAAAGGtaaaaaacttttctgtttaaCATTTACACCAGAGAAAACACTAAAAGAAGTAATATTAAGTGGTGGATTTACACCTAGAGATGATGATGtgagcagaagaaaacttcaaGGAAACCTCCACTAAGTGACAGACATTAGTGGCTTACAGTctagaaataaataaactgaattCTCCACACTGTCAGATCAGTTTGGCTGTCATGAGATCACATGCAGAGCAACTGTTAAGTAGGCACAGGCAAGATGAGCACTGCATTCAGGAAAACTGTTCTGATAGCAAGCAAGTAAGGGTTGAGCAGATTGATAACAGGCACTGGGAGCAATTAGCTCCAAAACTGCTGATGGTTTTATCAGCTCAGGTGAGAAGTGATTACAATCTGAACACCTGCTCATTTAGTTGTCCTTAATAATGAAAAGATATCATTATTATGAAAGTCAACATTAAGACAAGGGTCCTGCAGCCAAAAGCAGTAGAGAACAGGAATTCACAATTATTCTTAAATCCCACAATTCGTACTGTAAATATCAACAACGTGATAGTCAACAATCTGAATTGCTGAAGTTTGTACCATATCCTTTTTAGGTACAGGGGATGTCTGCTTACAAGTTTTGTTTGGAAAGACTTTACAGACAGAGGTTAAAATGAAGGTTAATCATCTACAAATAAAACCAGTGTCATAACTACATAACCACAAAAGCATCACATACAAGCCACACCCACACGGAACTTCAAAGCATTTTCAGCTACTTAAATTAGGAAGAGTCCTTTCCATTCCAAAgttctgttcttttcttctcttggtAAAAGGTaaagcagtgcagagcagaagaaTGATACAGTGTCTTTATACAAGAATTGAAGAACGCTCTCACCTTTATATACTTATCATAAATGAACAGGGCTGTATTTTTTCACTGCTATGACCTACAATTTACCTGGGCTTTTTTGGTGAAACTCTAAATTCAGTTTTCACATTTTGATTCCAAACTGGCACAGGTTATCATTACTAGACAAGTGATACATTCTCCTGCTATTCTTAAAATCTTACTACCAATATGTGCTAAGAGATTTGAGTTTGCCTCAAATCCCTTTTAATACCAGTAACAGTAAACAGACCTGAGAACCATGAATTTTTCATACACAGAATGAGCTCAGATTTACTGAAATTTGATCCTGTGCAGGCAACTGAAGTGCAGCACTGGACTTCTgtcaaaagcagcagaaagtgcggagcagcagcacagactaCCAGAGCTGCATCCAGCAGAGGGATGCTTTGGTGAGCCCAGAATCAGCTCCTGTACATACCTTTGGTCGAGCACGGCCTCTGAATAGGATGGCGGGGAGTCCAGCTCCACTGGCCACTGGCTGGCCATGTACTGGATGCCGTTGTTGACGTTGTAGGTGATGCTGCAGTGGTGCGGGTGGTCAAGCACCACCAGGCGAGACAGCAGCACGGGGTGCTGCAGGCGATGCACTGGCAGCGTCATCAGATTGTTGCGCTTGCGCTGGTGGTGCAGCACCAAGGCAAGGAAGGCCACCACAAGGACAAAAATGACAGAGCTGCCAATGATGGCGTAGGTAATACTCGGGTAGTAAAGCAGCTGATTTTCGGAGGTCACGTAATCTTGGCCGCTGCCTGCCTCtgcaagacaaaaggaaaaggaagccTCAGATGGGTTTCAATACAAAACTGCTTTTGGCCtatgctgtgttttctgctaACACGCTGTGTGACAAAAGaaagtttccctttttccttcagatTCTGAAAAATTAGCTTATTAAAAGCACATGCATGCAAACTGGAGATTGGCAGGTATCCCTCAGTCCATTCCCAtccacagcagtgccagaaaGTAAACTATAGGGAAAGACAAgctgagaaagaggaaaatacacACTGTAGTAGCATGAGCATTATCATGGGAGTATCTCCCCACCCTTACCTAACAGTCACAGCTTTTGTTTCCAGAGGCGAGATATCCAGTTCCAAGCCATAACCACAATATCTCAGCTGCATCTGGCAAAGCTCACTAGAATCAGAGATGTAGAAGGcacaacacttttttttttttttgactataTATTCCACTGACACCATTTAAGCCCCATGTCCACAAGGTCTTGCAGCCATTGAGCAATTTATTTTTGGACAggaatttctctttctgtgcagCCTGTAATTCCTTATAGCCTCAAACAGGCTATTCTGACATCCATCCACCTCAAGAAAAATATGAGGCTcagtaaaaaacaaaccaaaccaaacaaacagaaccTCAAATCCACACAATTAAAAGAGCATGATCCATCCAAATTCTTTATTTCCTACTACAGAAGGCTGGCACGGTAAGTCTTGGCATAcgattttcctttcttttcctcatcaagcaaaactgtttttcagtcaTTCAGAACTGCAACAGAGCCACCAACATATTTCTCTAACAACAGATAATGAAATATACACTGACTGTGCCCAGCATAATGGAAGACCTTTACTCAAGCACCCATTGTTTTAATCCAAGATGCTTTAGGTATCTCTCTCAATATTTGATTTTGGTAGTTCACTTCCATGGTTAAACACCAAACCACAATTTCTAGCATCACTAAAAATAGTTTCTGCATTTGTCAGTCAGATAAAATGGCTAATCCTTTAAACATCTCCATTTTAAAGCATAGATACTTTCATAAGAAGAGatgagatgggaaaaaaaagactctaacagaacaaagaaaacattatttcttcattatgaGAGTagtgaggcactgaaacaggttgctcagagaagctgtagatgccccatctctgccctagaagtgttcaaggccaggctggatggggctttgagcatcctggtctagtggaaagtgtccctgctcacagcagggaggttggaatgagatgatctttatggttcattccaacccaagccattctgtgactATTGGTCCTGCCACCAGCTATGAAAACTACCACTCAGAGCTGCTTCACTGATGATGCCTCTACAACCACAGACCAGAGCTTTGCAAGCCAGCTGCAAGCCAGACTTTTCCTGATACTTAGCGTAACACCTCAGGTAGGATCTTTGCTAACTTTATTTCCCTGTGCAACTGTGCTAGAGAAAGCAGAAATCACTGTTTCCAGTCAACATTTGGTCTCTGGCTCACTCAGCAAAGTGAACCAAGTCTGCATGAGGAATGTAAATGagaacagaaggaaggaaaggaactGACATGCATTAGTAATTTTAATTACAGCTCATCACATATTACTCTGGCTCCTTTAATACACTCCCTAAATTCAACAACTGAGAAATGAATTCATGTCATGCATCACAAACAAGGGCCAGCACAGGGAATATAATGACAAGCAGATCACTTTTATGCAAGCATCAAGAAGTTTATTTGCAAGGACTGACCTGTGGATGAACACTAATACCTACAACAGGTGGAAGGAAGGTAAATCTATTATGACAGCCCAGTAAAATACCACAAGACTCTCATTCAACTTGGGTCACTGGTTACACTGCATTGGCATAAGGCTGAAAACCAGATGCCTTTGCAGACCTGATGAGACCTAATTAGTTACCATGGAGTcattctgcagcagcacagtctCTTCTCTGTATAATCTCCATTTTActaaaaggggagaaaaatgagaagtgaATTATCCATCAACTCTTTCCCCAAACTTTTAAAGTTATCCACCTGTTTAGGATAACATCTAGGTCCTACAAGAGCCAGTTCCACAAATACAAACAAGTTAACTATACTGCTGAAGAAAAACTCCTTTGTCAAAAGTCAGATGGGATCTGATAACCTTCAGAATAGTGTGAAACAAAACATCTCTTACCTAGTTTTACAATCCTTTTCATACGACAACCATAGACATATTTTGCAGAGATTTGGGATAACTTTGCAGTTAACATGCTGTTTTGAAGATTTGTGATTACTGTGGCATCATTTATTTACCAGTAACTCTATTCCTTTTCAAGTGTTTAGATCTGTTTCTCATATTCCTATTTAGTTCATTGTCTTTCTGAAGCCCAGAGCAATCTAAGGGCATGCCTAGGGATCTGTGTAGAGGTGTCTGAACCAGAAGCAGAGCTACTAGGGTGCTGTTTTGAACAGTCTTGTCTGGTACAACCCTTGAACCAGCCAACACAGCaatattgcatttaaaattggAATGAGCATCTCTGTCATTTCAGCTAATTCTAGCCCATGTGTCTCTAACATGAAGCAGCACACAGGAGTACAGATATATCCTGTGAAGAGGAAAGAATCGGGTTCATTTGTCAAGTGCTCTTTCTTTCACCCCAGGCAGTGTTGAGGATTTGCATAGAGGCACCCTCCCCATACAAAGAATCCAGCTCCCTAAACATGCAGAGTCTTTATGTCTATCAAGGAAAAGACTGTACCTGAGATGGAGTTCTAACTAGGAAGCTTCAGCTACCATTGAAACTAAGTCTTTTTTCACCACAATAACATTATTCTTGCCTTATAGGTGGGTTTTCTGGGCCAAGAAGATATAATCTTAAGGTCTCTTAGCAATCCACACTCAAAAGTGAAGTCCAGTGGCATTTCACTTTGGCTGTGATATAATTTATTCCACAAAAGACCAACCTGTACCTAATCTCTCTTGCTATCAAGGCAAATTAATCCAAGTCTGCAAAAGATGGAACCTGAGCTTCTCAACACTGCATGGCTCGCAGTCCTAGAGAGGTGAACTGCCCTTAATGGTCTTCCAAAGTAATGCTTTGACAAGAAAATTGCTCTATGGCACAGCTAAAACAAAACATAGTAGAGAACTATGAGACAGTTTTGCATATAGGAGACTTTTAAATCAAGtttttgctttgtcttcctATACAGCTGATCATGTTGAAATAAGCAACTTTTTAGAATGCCTTGATAACATTCTGGTTTTTTTGTAGAGCCTGGTGAATATTCAGAGGTTTGGAAGGGAATGAGGGGTACTGAGCTGAGACTGCCTGATGAATCTCTATCCATTTTGCACTCAATGTAAAAGGGAGAAAGTGAGATATAGAGAACACCTGAAAACTGTCTCTTGGACATGCACGACTACTTACGGAAACAAAATCCATGACTCTTTAGCTCTGCTCTAATAACTTTCAGCAAATGTTTACACATCACAAAAGTCATTTAACTGAATTTCTTGGTAATTCAGTTATCTCCCAGGAGAAGCAGGCACTATATCCAGGTAGGTTTAAAAAGTTGTCTGCTCTGCTACTAAGTGCAAATGCATGAAAAAGAGTGAGTAGGCAAACAAATTTCATTTAGATTCATGGAGTATTTACtatttcatgtcttttttttttccccttaagaaGATCAGTTTTCTATCATGCCACATACAAACAGTTTATCAATGCCACTTATGCCTATTAAACCCCGGTATCTGGGAAATACCGAATTCACAGATTAGAGATTTTTGGAGTGTAAAAAGCCTTGTGAATAATTTAGGAAAATACTGATAAAGGAAACTTAGCAGGTTGTGCTTAGAGGTCTATTTTACTGACTGTGAACAAATTTGCTGtctcaaagtttaaaaaaaatctgagagtAACTGCATTAAGTCTGCCAGACATAGGGATGAGAGGctattattttatctttcacaATCCTCTGCTCAAGCCTGGCTTTTCACAGTTCATTggagaaaaagcttttgaaatacATAATCTGAGCAGACATCTGTAGCCTTAATGAGCACGAGTCACCGACCATCTCCAACAAAGATGCTACTGTAACAACACATTTAAATTCCAACTGGTTaaagtgcagagctgcagcttggAAGGTTaaagacaacaaaaatcaaatgcaggcagagcctctgcacattatttattttctgtgtttggagTTCTTACGGCATCCAGCTAAGTCTCCCAAAACTCTtattaaatttttcattcttgATGATTTTATGTGCCACTAAAACAAGTCTTTCATAGATCTTGTGCACTGAACTCAGAGTGTTCTTTATTCTAGTGATGTTTTTCTAATTGACTtatcttttttccctgttgccCTTCTCAGTGTTACAAACAAGATCTCCCTCAGACAACACAGCACCTTGACCTCATGAAGCCTCCTGCTAGGTTACCACTGTTCCCCTCCTGAACAGCTTTACAGTTCCCATAGACACCAGAGACAAGGATTTGTT
The window above is part of the Vidua macroura isolate BioBank_ID:100142 chromosome 6, ASM2450914v1, whole genome shotgun sequence genome. Proteins encoded here:
- the LDLRAD3 gene encoding low-density lipoprotein receptor class A domain-containing protein 3, which encodes MWLLWLLLGSADSQLLPGNNVTNECNIPGNFMCSNGRCIPGAWQCDGLPDCFDDSDEKECPKAKSKCGATFFPCASGIHCIIGRFWCNGFEDCPDGSDEENCTANPLLCSTARFHCKNGLCIDKSFVCDSQNNCQDNSDEESCESPQEAGSGQDYVTSENQLLYYPSITYAIIGSSVIFVLVVAFLALVLHHQRKRNNLMTLPVHRLQHPVLLSRLVVLDHPHHCSITYNVNNGIQYMASQWPVELDSPPSYSEAVLDQSRPPWFDLPPPPYCSESESPNQPDLPPYRSRSGSLSSTDTPVAESPVGTSNSWTRDVHGSMDGHRTLLERTVDQSDPLVSHTAEREV